CCCTGACGAGGAAGAGATCAGGAAGTTCATACCATCGAGACCGCTCGAGAACAGGGTCTCGACCAAGCGTGCCCATGCGGTCGGAGTCGTCGGTCCGCCGGAGTACTATTATGAGATGAAGTATCAGGCGATAGACGCCATTGAAGAGAGCAGGCCGAAGATCAAGGAGATCGACAACGACTTCAACTCGAGGTTCGGCAAGAGCTACAGCGAGATCGACACCTACGGAATAGAGGAGGCGGACGCCGCGCTCATACTGATGGGATCAATCTTCGGTTCGGCTAAGGAGGTCGCCAATGCCCTCCGCAGGGATGGGAAAAACGTGGGCGTGATATCCCTGAGAGTCTTCAGACCATTCCCCGTCCAGGAACTCAGGAGGGCTATTGAGGGGATTAGAGCGGTTGGCGTAGTGGACAGAGCGACTTCGCCAGGAGGATCCGGAAATCCGCTTTACAATGAGGTGGCGACCGCACTCTACGACATGCCGGAGAGACCAGTAATCCAAGGCTTCGTCGCCGGTCTCGGGGGCAGGGATATCAGGGAGGATGACTTCAGGCTAATGTATGACGCGACTCAAAAGGCCGCCAGAGAGGGGGCAGGGCGCTGCATATACGTGGGGTTGAGAGAATGAGCAAGGTCTTCAAATCTGTAAAGGACGTCCCCAGAGAGGAGCTATTGGCGCCGGGGCACAGGCTGTGCGCCGGGTGTGCCGCGGGGACGGCAGTCAGGCAGATCCTCAAGGCGTCTGGAAGGGATGTTGTTGTAGTGAGCCCAACAGGCTGCCTGGAGGTATCCACCAGCTACTTCCCACAAAGTGCATGGAGGGTGCCTTGGGTCCACGTCGCGTTTGAGAATGCTGCAGCAGTTGCGGCAGGGATCTCAAATGCGCTGAAGGTCATGAAGAGGAAGGGTAAAACCGAAGAGAAGGCAGACGTGATCGCAATAGGCGGGGACGGCGGAACCTTTGACATAGGGCTCCAGTCGCTGAGCGGAGCGCTGGAGAGGGGCGACGACATCCTGTACGTCTGCTATGACAATGAAGCCTACATGAACACGGGCATCCAGCGCAGCTCTGCCACTCCGTTCGGGGCAGCAACCACGACGTCCCCCCCAGGCAAGCGTTCGATCGGGCAGAGGACTGAGAAAAAAGACCTCGTGGGCATTGCAATGGCGCACGGTATCCCGTATGCAGCCACGGCCTGCCCCTCTTACCCCTTTGATTTGATGAACAAGGTGAGGAAGGGGCTTGATGTGGATGGTCCGGCGCTGATCCATATTCTCACCCCTTGCCCCACAGGCTGGAGGACGGACACAAGTGATAGTATAGAACTGGGCAAACTCGCGGTTCTGACAGGCCTCTGGCCCTTGTACGAAGCGGTAAACGGAGAGGTGAGACTGACAGTTCAAGTGCCCAGAAGGGAGCCGGTCACCAAGTACCTCAAAGCACAGGGAAGGTTCAAGCACCTGGATGAGGA
The sequence above is drawn from the Candidatus Methanosuratincola sp. genome and encodes:
- a CDS encoding transketolase C-terminal domain-containing protein, whose product is MAKRIGLSGNYAVAYAVKMADVDMIAAYPITPQTTIVEKLSEFVANGELDASYMNVESEHSAISACVGASLTGARVFTATSSQGLALMHEILFMASGLRTPIVMANVNRALSAPLNIWNDHSDAMAQRDAGWIQLWVRSAQEAFDATVESFKIAEETRLPVMVNMDGFIVSHMYEPVELPDEEEIRKFIPSRPLENRVSTKRAHAVGVVGPPEYYYEMKYQAIDAIEESRPKIKEIDNDFNSRFGKSYSEIDTYGIEEADAALILMGSIFGSAKEVANALRRDGKNVGVISLRVFRPFPVQELRRAIEGIRAVGVVDRATSPGGSGNPLYNEVATALYDMPERPVIQGFVAGLGGRDIREDDFRLMYDATQKAAREGAGRCIYVGLRE
- the porB gene encoding pyruvate synthase subunit PorB; the encoded protein is MSKVFKSVKDVPREELLAPGHRLCAGCAAGTAVRQILKASGRDVVVVSPTGCLEVSTSYFPQSAWRVPWVHVAFENAAAVAAGISNALKVMKRKGKTEEKADVIAIGGDGGTFDIGLQSLSGALERGDDILYVCYDNEAYMNTGIQRSSATPFGAATTTSPPGKRSIGQRTEKKDLVGIAMAHGIPYAATACPSYPFDLMNKVRKGLDVDGPALIHILTPCPTGWRTDTSDSIELGKLAVLTGLWPLYEAVNGEVRLTVQVPRREPVTKYLKAQGRFKHLDEETVKRIQEKADGLAKKFGMGPLREQQ